A DNA window from Bradyrhizobium barranii subsp. barranii contains the following coding sequences:
- a CDS encoding glutathione S-transferase C-terminal domain-containing protein, with the protein MRATLAGQPYLGGDSPTYADYYVFGAFQWATAISEFRLLEDGDPIAGWRHRMLELHGRLAGNAPGYAV; encoded by the coding sequence TTGCGCGCCACGCTCGCGGGACAACCTTATCTGGGTGGAGACAGCCCGACCTACGCGGACTATTACGTGTTCGGCGCCTTTCAGTGGGCGACGGCGATTAGTGAATTTCGCCTGCTTGAGGACGGCGATCCGATTGCTGGCTGGCGGCATCGAATGCTGGAACTTCACGGGCGGCTTGCCGGAAACGCGCCGGGCTACGCGGTCTGA
- a CDS encoding glutathione S-transferase family protein, translating into MGLLVEGEWRDAWYDTKPTGGRFVRKDASFRNWITSDGSPGSSGTGGFKAETGRYHLYVSLACPWAHRTLIMRALKRLEDKISVSVVHWLMAENGWTFANGAGVVPDDVNHAKFLYEIYAKADGQYTGRATVPVLWDKHRQTIVSNESSEIIRMLNSAFDDIGAAQGDYYPKKLREEIDGVNARVYDTLNNGVYKAGFATNQEAYEEAVAPLFDTLDWLDLRLSDRRFLLGESLTEADIRLFTTLIRFDAVYYGHFKCNIRRITDYPNLSSYTRDIFQTPGVSQTVDFDHIKRHYYASHRSINPTGIVPVGPALDFDAPHDSQRLGGGIDQTA; encoded by the coding sequence ATGGGATTGCTTGTTGAAGGTGAATGGCGCGATGCCTGGTACGACACGAAGCCTACCGGTGGCCGCTTCGTGCGCAAGGACGCATCCTTTCGCAACTGGATCACGTCCGACGGCAGCCCAGGCTCGAGCGGCACCGGTGGATTTAAGGCTGAAACGGGACGCTACCACCTCTATGTGAGCCTTGCCTGTCCCTGGGCGCACCGGACCCTCATAATGCGCGCACTCAAGAGGCTTGAAGACAAGATATCAGTTTCTGTGGTGCATTGGCTGATGGCCGAGAATGGCTGGACATTCGCGAACGGTGCCGGCGTCGTTCCCGATGACGTAAACCACGCGAAATTCCTATACGAAATCTATGCCAAGGCCGATGGTCAGTACACCGGCCGGGCGACCGTTCCGGTTCTCTGGGACAAGCATCGGCAAACGATCGTAAGCAACGAATCGTCGGAAATCATCCGCATGCTGAACTCCGCTTTCGACGATATCGGCGCAGCACAAGGCGACTACTATCCCAAGAAGTTGCGCGAGGAGATCGATGGCGTGAACGCGCGCGTCTACGACACTCTGAACAACGGCGTCTACAAGGCCGGCTTCGCCACCAATCAGGAGGCCTACGAAGAGGCGGTCGCCCCCCTCTTTGACACGTTGGACTGGCTGGATCTGCGCCTATCGGATAGGCGCTTTCTCTTGGGCGAAAGCCTTACGGAGGCGGACATCCGGCTGTTCACGACGCTCATCCGATTCGACGCGGTCTATTACGGCCACTTCAAGTGCAACATCAGGCGGATAACGGATTACCCAAATCTGTCGTCCTACACGCGCGACATCTTCCAGACACCAGGTGTGTCGCAGACCGTTGATTTCGACCACATCAAACGGCACTACTACGCGAGCCACCGCTCGATCAATCCGACGGGCATCGTCCCGGTCGGACCGGCGCTCGACTTCGACGCCCCACACGACAGCCAACGGCTTGGCGGCGGCATCGATCAGACCGCGTAG
- a CDS encoding caspase family protein produces MLIVTTLLVLASSAFGHGPKQPLVEKPPTITSGRLALVKANEAYPDAEAPLANTGNDGSAVAAALRRNGYDVAFLRDAAREQISSAVELLESKIRPGSTVFLWFGGYGIQSRNTNYLLPVDSAVSSERDVRTYGLDVETFVAPQSRSH; encoded by the coding sequence ATGCTGATCGTTACAACTCTGCTCGTGCTCGCTTCAAGCGCCTTCGGGCACGGACCAAAGCAGCCCCTTGTCGAGAAGCCGCCCACCATCACGTCCGGCCGCCTTGCGCTGGTGAAAGCGAATGAGGCCTATCCCGACGCGGAGGCACCCCTCGCCAACACCGGAAACGACGGCTCCGCTGTCGCGGCTGCCCTGCGCCGCAACGGGTACGACGTTGCGTTCCTGCGCGACGCGGCCCGCGAGCAGATATCGAGCGCGGTCGAACTACTTGAAAGCAAGATACGCCCTGGCTCGACCGTCTTCTTATGGTTCGGTGGATACGGAATCCAATCGCGAAATACGAACTACCTACTTCCCGTTGATTCAGCGGTCTCGTCCGAGCGCGATGTGCGAACCTATGGGCTCGACGTCGAAACCTTCGTGGCTCCGCAAAGCAGATCGCACTGA
- a CDS encoding IclR family transcriptional regulator domain-containing protein: MHRNVRALSRGLALINELNASGPSNVVRLAKRTGLNRTTCYRLLDTLCEDGYVTFDETNALFGLTPQVRTLSEGVSSRDLSSQAALPAMFGLLDDVSWPSDFGVFELGSVLIRESTHPFSPFSVHRSMVGRRRSLVRSALGKAILAASAPALRREMLDLTASLVEEDAALAKDRHFIEEILSQTRKDGYASSVGGSEAGISAIALAIPGGGPVLGSLNLIFFSSSMTPEAAAKKYLPSMRAAVKEIERRWSAANKARGKVA; encoded by the coding sequence ATGCATCGCAACGTCAGGGCACTTTCGAGAGGTTTGGCTCTGATCAACGAGCTAAACGCAAGCGGGCCATCGAACGTCGTTCGGCTCGCGAAGAGGACCGGTCTCAACCGGACGACCTGCTATCGCCTGCTCGATACGCTGTGCGAAGACGGCTACGTGACCTTTGATGAAACGAACGCGTTGTTCGGCCTGACGCCCCAGGTGCGCACCTTGAGCGAAGGCGTGTCTTCGCGCGACTTGTCGAGCCAGGCGGCCCTGCCCGCGATGTTCGGCCTCCTGGATGACGTCTCCTGGCCCAGCGACTTCGGTGTCTTCGAGCTCGGCTCGGTGCTTATCCGCGAGAGCACACATCCCTTCAGTCCGTTCTCCGTTCATCGCTCCATGGTCGGACGAAGAAGATCCTTGGTGCGCAGCGCGCTCGGGAAAGCCATCCTAGCCGCCTCCGCGCCGGCGCTGAGGCGTGAAATGCTGGACCTCACCGCATCGCTGGTCGAGGAAGACGCGGCGTTGGCGAAGGACCGCCACTTCATCGAAGAAATTCTCTCTCAAACAAGGAAGGACGGCTACGCATCGTCCGTTGGTGGATCGGAGGCGGGCATTAGTGCAATCGCGCTGGCCATTCCGGGCGGGGGTCCCGTTCTCGGCAGTCTCAATCTGATCTTCTTCTCGTCCTCGATGACCCCAGAGGCGGCCGCCAAAAAGTATCTGCCCAGCATGCGGGCGGCGGTGAAGGAAATCGAGCGGCGGTGGTCCGCGGCAAACAAGGCGCGAGGAAAAGTTGCCTAA
- a CDS encoding ABC transporter substrate-binding protein, with translation MPAAAQTAGGSPNLSGGKVKVGVLTDIAGPTAMANGKGSVIAAEMAAEDFGAGLNVEVTSADHQGKPDVGSQIAARWFDVEGVDAIADMQGSPIGFAVQNMAAQKSKIMLLSGSTSSDFNGKACSPLTVQWTVDTYNLAKGAAKSVVAAGGTKWYFLTVDQAYGNALTRDTSEQVKLNGGQVVGNSVFPPNTSDFASFLLTASNAGANVIAIAASSGDTVTAMKQADEFGLSSAAKIVPLQSVLTDVYAVGQKIAHDAYEVSPFYWDRTPETRAWAERFFAKAKIMPTGFHAGVYSSVVHYLKAVKATGTDDAPTVMKQMEKERVHDFFAADGYIRADRKMIHDMYLLQVKKPGENKGAWDLYNVIQTLPGESVNRPLSESPCPLVKK, from the coding sequence ATGCCCGCTGCGGCCCAGACCGCTGGCGGCAGCCCAAATCTGAGCGGTGGTAAGGTCAAGGTCGGTGTCCTGACTGACATCGCCGGCCCCACGGCCATGGCGAACGGCAAGGGCTCAGTGATCGCGGCTGAAATGGCCGCCGAGGACTTCGGCGCCGGCCTTAACGTCGAGGTGACCTCGGCCGACCATCAGGGCAAGCCCGACGTCGGATCGCAGATCGCCGCACGCTGGTTCGACGTCGAAGGCGTGGACGCGATCGCCGACATGCAGGGATCCCCGATCGGCTTCGCCGTGCAGAACATGGCGGCGCAGAAGAGCAAGATCATGCTGTTGTCCGGTTCGACCTCCTCGGACTTCAACGGCAAGGCCTGCTCGCCGCTCACGGTCCAGTGGACGGTCGACACCTACAATCTCGCGAAAGGCGCCGCCAAGTCCGTGGTCGCGGCCGGCGGAACGAAGTGGTACTTCCTCACGGTGGATCAGGCGTACGGCAACGCCTTGACGCGCGATACGTCCGAGCAAGTCAAGCTAAACGGCGGGCAGGTGGTCGGCAACTCGGTGTTCCCGCCGAACACGTCCGACTTCGCGTCGTTCCTACTCACCGCGTCCAATGCCGGCGCCAACGTGATCGCGATCGCGGCGTCGAGCGGCGATACGGTCACCGCGATGAAACAGGCGGACGAATTCGGTCTGAGCTCAGCGGCCAAGATCGTTCCGCTTCAGTCCGTGCTGACGGACGTCTACGCGGTAGGTCAAAAGATCGCGCACGACGCCTACGAAGTGTCGCCGTTCTACTGGGACCGGACGCCCGAAACGCGCGCTTGGGCCGAACGCTTCTTCGCCAAGGCCAAGATCATGCCGACCGGATTCCATGCGGGCGTCTACTCCTCGGTCGTGCACTACCTGAAGGCGGTGAAGGCGACGGGTACCGACGATGCTCCGACCGTGATGAAGCAAATGGAGAAGGAGCGGGTGCACGACTTCTTCGCCGCTGACGGCTACATCCGTGCCGACCGCAAGATGATCCACGACATGTACCTGCTCCAGGTCAAGAAGCCCGGCGAGAACAAGGGTGCCTGGGATCTCTACAACGTCATCCAGACATTGCCCGGCGAGTCCGTGAACCGGCCTCTTTCGGAGAGCCCGTGTCCCCTAGTCAAGAAGTAA